CAATCGTCGATTTGCTCCCTGACAATGAACTACGGATGGCTGCACGGAAACACGGTGATTTACCGGCTGACATTCACGAACAAATTAAAAAGAATCAGGAAAAGAAAAAAGATGATCAGCGTAACGGAGCATCAGATTCTGAAGGAAACTCAGATAATTAGCAAATACCTGGCCTACCGCTACTGTAATAATGTGTCCACAAACCTGCTTGAAATTTGTGAGGAAGAGGCGCTGCATATCATTTCAGATGATTATAAAGAATATTTCGACGGAATGCTGGTCTGGGATAGTTCCGACTTCCACATCCATTTAAATACCGCCAAAGGAAATTTACCTTCCACTAAACGTGGACGGTTTACATTGGCACATGAATTGGGCCATTATTTTATAGACGCACATAGAGAAAGCCTGAAATCAGGTACCTTACCTTCACATCCCTCGCATCAGTCCCTTATTCACAATACATTAATGGAACGGCAGGCTGATCATTTTGCTGCCTGCTTGCTAATGCCGGAAGAAAGGCTGCGTGCGATGACCGGTGGTCGTAAATTTTCCCTTGATATAATAAAAGAATTATCCAAGAGTTTCGATGTAAGTCTGACCGCTGCACTTCTCCGCTTTCTGGAAGTAGGGACTCATGATATAATGATTGTATTTTCCCAGGACAATATTGTTAAATGGACTAAAAGAAGCGACCGCTTCCCCAAATTAGCTAATAAGTTCAAAATCGGAGGAGCGTTACCCCCAACCAGCGTAGCAGGTGAGTCATTTTTGAAAATGGATGCAAAGTATACTACTGTGGAACCCGTTTCGCTGGATGACTGGTTTGAAGACAGAGGCTGGAATCCTGGGCCTATGTTTGAGCAGTGCTTCTATTCTGATCTTTATAATTATGCGATTAGCATGGTTTGGTTCAAGTAACACCAATAATTATTAATCTAATACAGCCATAAGGTTCATTATATAACGAATAAAGGTACTCCCAGTACCTTAAAATGACTTATTATAAACCTACTGTGTTTGGATTAAAAGAAGCCTATGTACTGATTATAGTCTTAAATAATGGCAAAGCCGCTCAAAATCCCCTAAAAAGTTCGACAATTCCCCGCCCTTCTCCACGAAATGAAAGGCTTTTGAGTATTACTCGAAAGCCTTTTTTCATTTTACCAACTGCCTCGCGAGCCGCTGTTTTGTTTGTTATATTTGCCTCAATCCAAAATTGCCCACGATGCTTAACCTCCGGGTAAACTATCCTTCCATTCCGCAGGAGATGGATGTTTTTGAAAAATACACCGCCGGCTTTACCGCGCCGGAGAAATATAACTTATTGCGAACACCCGCCAGCTGTTATGTTGATGAGCTGAGCGCACAAACGCTCATAAATTGGTTACATGCTGATGTTGAAGCAGTAAGCCGCTCGTCCCGCATAGCCACCCTGCCCAGCGCCAACAGCGCGCTCTTCTGCATCCTCTCCTGGTTCCGTTCGCGCGAAACGAATGTGTTGATAGAAGAAACCACCTTCCCCGGATTTCGTATGTGTGCCGAACATTTTGGTTATCAACAAATACCCGTGGCCTGTGATGAGCATGGCATTATTCCTGATTCGCTGCGCATGCACCTTCAATCCGGTAAAAGCCGGCTGGTGTATATACAGCCAACGCTGCATAATCCGTCTTGCTTCGTGATGCCGCTGGAAAGGAGGGAGGCGATTTTATCGGTGGTTCGTGAGTTTGACGAGGTATACCTATTGGAGGATGATGCCTATCGTTTTCTGCATGATAATCCACCACCGACTTTCCTCAGCCTGGCGCCAGAGCGTACGATTCACGTGTACAGCCTGTCCAAACCGTTTAATCCATTTTTGAAATCGGCTTACATCGTACACCCGAAAAATATACTGGACGGATTGGAAAACCTCATCCGTTTAACGACCAGCAGCGGCTGCAGCTTGTTCCAGGATTTCGGACAATACCTGTTTAAAAGCGGGGAGCTTCGGAAAATAGTGAACGAAAAGCAACGCGTGGCCAGGGAATGGCATGATAAAATCGACAGGCTATTTTCGGGGCTCGAGTATACTTTGTATCCCGGCAGCTTTCACATTTGGTTGTCACTGGGGCAGATGAATTGCTTTGCTTTGTCGGACTACCTGCGCACACAACAAATCGATGTTACGGACGGTGCCGATTTTTCCGCCAGTGGCGATCCGCATCATATACGCATAGCGTTTGGATCAGAGTGGTCATCGCCACGATTACAACCGGCGTTAACGCTCATCGCAGATAAGGTGAGAGAAGGGAATGGCTATTAGCGGGATATCTGCTGAAGTGTGCGACGCAACGGCGGATGAAAAAAGGACTGAAGCAGGGCTCATGATGTTTATATTAATAACACACACGGGTATAAATGATGACTGACAGCTCGTTATTACGTTTACGGTTACACGCTCAATTAATATCACAGCATCCATACACTGATGTAGCGGACGTTGTACATCACATGGGCGCCATGCAGGCACAGGACTATGCAGGTGCTAAATGGTCTGTGGCATTGCGTATGAAGAATGCGACGGATGAAGATATTGAATTAGCCATTGCGGAGAAGCTGATCGTTCGCACCTGGTCATTGCGTGGCACGTTACATTTTGTAGCACCAACAGATGTTCGGTGGATGACGACGCTGCTGCGCGACAGGCTGATCCGAACGGCGGCTACGTATAATAAGATGCTCGGCCTCGACGAAAAAATGCTCCTTAAAGGCTGTAAAGTCATCACAAAAGCGCTCGGGGGAGGAAAGATCTTAACGCGCGATGAGCTGTCGGAAATTTTGCAATCCAATAAACTGCCCGTTCACGAAAACCGCCTCAGCCACTATCTGAACCGTGCTGCTTTTGAACAACTGATCTGTTTTGGTCCGCGAAAGGGGAAGGCATTTACGTTTACTTTATTGGACGATTGGGTGCCTGTTACCAAGATGCCCGACCATGAAACGCAACTTGCAAACCTGGCGTCTCGTTACTTAAACAGCCGCGGCCCCGCTTCTGTAAAGGATTTTACGTGGTGGTCGGGGCTACCGTCGGCCATGGCTCGCGCGGCTATTGAACTGGTCAAACAGGAGTATGATTCTGCGGTTGTCAATGACGAAACTTATTGGTTTCCTGATGTAACGCCATCAAAAGCAGGTGTTCACCTATTGCCCGGCTTCGATGAATACCTGTTAGGTTACGCCGGCAGGTCCGCAGTCGTGGACGTCAGCCATTCTAAGAAAATTATGGGCAATGGCAATGCTGTTTTTGCCGCCACCATCGTAGTAAACGGAAAAGTAGTGGGCACCTGGAAACGGAGTAACCAGCAGAAAATGCTGGAGCTCAATGCAGTTACGTTCGAGGCACTCAGCGACGCCCGCAAAACGGCGATTCGTAAAGTGGCCAATGCCTATGGAAAATACATGGGGCTGCCCGCAGAGGTGATATTCGAATAGCATTTTATAAATCGTTACTAACTCGTACTTTTGCGCGGTATGCTGTTTTTCTACGTCAAAGCGTTGCACATCATTTTTATAGTCACCTGGTTTGCGGGACTGTTTTACATCGTGCGACTTTTTGTTTACAACGCGGAGGCCGACCTGAAGCCCGAGCCGGAACGCAGCATACTTCAGCAGCAATACAAAATAATGATGAAGCGGCTGTGGTTTGGTATCACCTGGCCTTCAGCTGTACTCACACTCATTTTCGGCCCATGGATGCTCGTCCTTTATGGATCCATCCCACTCTGGCTTTGGGTGAAACTTGGTTTTGTACTTTTCCTCTACGCCTACTTTTTTTTCCTGCACAGCATCTTTAGTCAGCAACAGAAAGGTGTATTTCGTTTCAATTCAACCCAGTTAAGGGTTTGGAACGAAGTTGCTACCATTTTTCTCGTAGCGATCGTGTTTCTCGTGGTACTGAAAAGCCTGGCCAGCATGATGTGGGGCCTCATTGGCTTATTGCTTTTTACCGGCGCCTTGCTGGTGGCCATTAAGGTGTATAAAAAAGTAAGGGAGAAGCAGTAGCTTCCCTCATTGTTCCATGGCCGAAACATCTATATTGCTTTACTGAATAATTGCGGTCTTAGTTCTGAACTTTGCGCCTGCAACACTTTAAGATCGAAAGCCCGACATACATTCCGGATAAATCGTTTACCCGTTTCTGTTACCTTTACTCCAATTAAATTTACCTCTACAAGACCGTCCTGCGCAAGTTCCTGGAGAATGGGCATGGCGTATTTTTCATATAACGCCTGTTGTTCCACGTGAAAAAGTGTGCTGCCGTTACAGGCAATGTCCAATATATGCCGACGGAAAATTTTATCTGTTTTATCAAGATAATACCCCTTAATTGTAGGAAGTACGCCTTTTTCCAGTTCCTGGTAGTAAGTGCGCAGCTCTTTTTGATTCTGTGCATAACCGCTGCCGGTATCGCTTATACTGGATACGCCCAGGCCAATCAACATATTTGTGCGGGTATGTGTATAACCCATGAAGTTGCGATGCAGTTCTTTATTTTGCCAGGCGGTGTATAGATCGTCATGCGGCAATGCGAAGTGGTCCATCCCTATGTCGGCGTAACCGGCTGCTGTGAATAACTCACGTCCAATATTGTAAAGCTCCAGTTTTTCGGCGGCGCCGGGTAAATCGGCTTCACTGTATAGCCGCTGTGAGCAAGATTTCCAGGGGATATGTGCATAACTATAAAAAGCGATGCGGTCGGGCCGTAAATCCAGTACTTTATTCACGGTTGCGCGCATACTTTCGGCAGTTTGAAACGGCAGACCATAAACAAGGTCTATATTTACTGACTTGTACCCTATTTCACGTGCTTCTCTTACCACCTTTACCACATCACTCCAGGGTTGTATGCGGTTAATAGCTTCCTGTACTTTTTCATCGTTATCCTGCACGCCGTAGCTTACCCGCGTAAACCCCAGACTTTTCAACATTTTGAGATGCGCCGTAGTCGTATTTGCAGGGTGGCCTTCAAAACTAAACGCATGATCATCAGCGATATCCACATCTTTAAATATGGGAAGCAGTATATCTGCAAGATGTTCCGGCGAGAAAAATGTCGGTGTTCCGCCGCCCAGGTGAAGTTCGCGCAGGACGGCCTTTTCGGGCATCAGCGTGGTATACAGGTCCCATTCCTTTTGTAACGCGGCCATGTATTCCGGCTCTACGCTGTGACGTTTGGTTATCTTTTTATTACAACCGCAATAGGTGCATAACGTTTCGCAAAAGGGGAGATGCATATACAGGGCGATCCCGTTCCTCAGATTATCGGCCGAAAACTGTTGCTGTAAATGGTTTTGCCAGGATGCGCTCGTCTTTTCTTTCCAGAATGGCACGGTAGGATAACTGGTATAGCGGGGCACCGGCACGTTGTATTTTCTCAGAAGCTGGTCCATAGCATGATGTTTAATACCATACGAAATTACCATAGACCTATGGTAGTGGAATACTGAGCTTGTCAATAGGAAGGATGATTTTTGTCAGGCGCTTATTAGTACTGGGTCAGGTTTACATGGAACACCACACCTAAAGATGTGAGTTTTACCTTGCCATGTCCAACACCGCCAAGCGGCAATTTTGCATAAGGTTGAATTCCCCACATGATATGCCTGGCCGCCTGTTGCTGATAACCGAATCCTAAATTCAGCACGGAAAAATAATGTTGACTTCCGTTTTCGTACACATATTTTCTTGAGTTAATCTGGTTGTAATACATATTATAGGTTTCACGCAGCATAAAGTAGCTAGAGCTTCCCAACATGGCAGACCAGTTATGTTTACCACTTTCGAATAATGTGTAATGCAGGTTGATAGGCACATCCAGCACTTTACAGTCGGCGTCGACCTTTTTAAAATTATAGTTGGATTGATAATCTGCAGGAGTAGCTCCATAAATTTTTGTAGCATAGAAAGCGCCTGTTGACACCGCGAAACGGTTATTGAATGCGTACAGAAATTGCAAACCAACCGATGCTCCCCAATCTCCTGATTGCAAACCTGGGGCGGCGCTGTAATCAGGACCCGCAGCAAAACCTAGCGCAAAACCACGACGCTGTAACGGCCGCGATGCGATAAGCACTGGTTCAAGTACCGACGGTTGTGTAACGAGTGAATCTGAAATATCCGGATAGCCCGGCGTATAGCCTTTAAAGTTAGAAAGGTGGTTATCCACATCTTCATTGATGGCGACGCTCATCCCATCTATTTCATTATCAATAGGTTGCAGATCATCTTGCGCTTTATTTGTGGTGATATTATTTGAACTAAACGTAGATGACTGTGTTTTTTTCAGTTGATTGTGGGTAGGAGAGCCTACATCAGTGCTGGATTTTGAATCAGACAAACCAGGTTTGACAGGGTTATCCACACCTCGCACAACTTCGCGCTGATTTTTTATCTTTTCCTGGTGATTATCAAGTTTGTTAACAATGCTGTCATTGATCTTGTATCTTTCTCCTTCGTCATTGTCCCGCTTAACAATACTATCGTTAACCTGATCATTTAAAGACGATGTTTTACTTTCTTTGGAATCGCCATCAGTGTAAAACAAAAACATACTGCCCGCTGAAATGCCCAGCAGCAGTACAATTGCACTGAGCCATATCCATAGACCAGGTGTGCGTTTATGCGTTGGCGTAACTGCGTCGAGTTTCTTTTCCATTTTTTTCCAGGCATCCTGGTCAAATGGAACGTCTGCCTCCTGCAGTTTCTCCCGGATCTTATTTTCAAAATGATCACTCATTTCTTTACTTTGGCAACCTGCGCTGGCAGATCATCGTTATCGTTTTTTAAGAAAGAAGCAGCTCTTTCAATTTTTTCTTTCAAAATTCTCTTTGCTTTAAACAGATTCGATTTGGATGTTCCTTCGGAGATGCCCAACATACTGGCGATTTGCTGATGTTGAAAACCTTCCATCACGTAGAGATTAAATACCATTTTATATGCTGGTGGTAATTCCTGTACCAGCGTTAATAATTCATCGACCGACAATTTATCGATCGCATCATCACTGCCGGAACCCAGGTCGTAAACTTTATTGATATCTTCGGCGAACAACAGCCGTTTTTGCGCACGTAGGTGGTCAATGGCTGTATTCGCCATAATTCTTGCCAACCAACTTTTGAATGGGCGAGAGGTATCGTAGGTAGAGATGTGTGTGAAAACTTTAAGGAATCCATCATTCAAAATTTCAACCGCCTCCTCCTTATGATTCGCATATCGTAAACATATAGCCATGGCATACCCGTAGAATTGACGGTACAATTCTTCCTGGCTACCGCGCTTCCACTGCCGGCATCCATCGACGATGTCTGCTATATCGTTCACTTACTGTTTTTCCAATTTGATCGCTTAAAAAATTAACGACGCGAAATTTCTGTGGCACTTTACTAAATGCTCATATCATCCATCGAAAATCTGAAATAATTACGTTTTTCTGATTTTAATGGTTGCCTCAACACATCAAATTTACCTTTAAAAAGCGAAATCGAAATTAAAGCCATTTTAAGACGTTTATGGGAGATAAGTGCCGTTTTGAATAAATAATACTAACCCATCGAAGATCGTCGAATTTTACCACCTTTAAAAAGGTCGATTTTTCCGCTTTTTTGAGATTTTTTACAAAAAAAGGAAGGATTTTCGTCCTTCCTTGCTTTTTTATTTTGCTAAACTACCGTCCCATGTAAACCATCAAAATTTGAACATCGCTCGGATTCA
This genomic interval from Chitinophaga horti contains the following:
- a CDS encoding ImmA/IrrE family metallo-endopeptidase, producing MISVTEHQILKETQIISKYLAYRYCNNVSTNLLEICEEEALHIISDDYKEYFDGMLVWDSSDFHIHLNTAKGNLPSTKRGRFTLAHELGHYFIDAHRESLKSGTLPSHPSHQSLIHNTLMERQADHFAACLLMPEERLRAMTGGRKFSLDIIKELSKSFDVSLTAALLRFLEVGTHDIMIVFSQDNIVKWTKRSDRFPKLANKFKIGGALPPTSVAGESFLKMDAKYTTVEPVSLDDWFEDRGWNPGPMFEQCFYSDLYNYAISMVWFK
- a CDS encoding RNA polymerase sigma factor, whose product is MNDIADIVDGCRQWKRGSQEELYRQFYGYAMAICLRYANHKEEAVEILNDGFLKVFTHISTYDTSRPFKSWLARIMANTAIDHLRAQKRLLFAEDINKVYDLGSGSDDAIDKLSVDELLTLVQELPPAYKMVFNLYVMEGFQHQQIASMLGISEGTSKSNLFKAKRILKEKIERAASFLKNDNDDLPAQVAKVKK
- a CDS encoding CopD family protein encodes the protein MLFFYVKALHIIFIVTWFAGLFYIVRLFVYNAEADLKPEPERSILQQQYKIMMKRLWFGITWPSAVLTLIFGPWMLVLYGSIPLWLWVKLGFVLFLYAYFFFLHSIFSQQQKGVFRFNSTQLRVWNEVATIFLVAIVFLVVLKSLASMMWGLIGLLLFTGALLVAIKVYKKVREKQ
- the hemN gene encoding oxygen-independent coproporphyrinogen III oxidase is translated as MDQLLRKYNVPVPRYTSYPTVPFWKEKTSASWQNHLQQQFSADNLRNGIALYMHLPFCETLCTYCGCNKKITKRHSVEPEYMAALQKEWDLYTTLMPEKAVLRELHLGGGTPTFFSPEHLADILLPIFKDVDIADDHAFSFEGHPANTTTAHLKMLKSLGFTRVSYGVQDNDEKVQEAINRIQPWSDVVKVVREAREIGYKSVNIDLVYGLPFQTAESMRATVNKVLDLRPDRIAFYSYAHIPWKSCSQRLYSEADLPGAAEKLELYNIGRELFTAAGYADIGMDHFALPHDDLYTAWQNKELHRNFMGYTHTRTNMLIGLGVSSISDTGSGYAQNQKELRTYYQELEKGVLPTIKGYYLDKTDKIFRRHILDIACNGSTLFHVEQQALYEKYAMPILQELAQDGLVEVNLIGVKVTETGKRFIRNVCRAFDLKVLQAQSSELRPQLFSKAI
- a CDS encoding winged helix DNA-binding domain-containing protein, whose amino-acid sequence is MMTDSSLLRLRLHAQLISQHPYTDVADVVHHMGAMQAQDYAGAKWSVALRMKNATDEDIELAIAEKLIVRTWSLRGTLHFVAPTDVRWMTTLLRDRLIRTAATYNKMLGLDEKMLLKGCKVITKALGGGKILTRDELSEILQSNKLPVHENRLSHYLNRAAFEQLICFGPRKGKAFTFTLLDDWVPVTKMPDHETQLANLASRYLNSRGPASVKDFTWWSGLPSAMARAAIELVKQEYDSAVVNDETYWFPDVTPSKAGVHLLPGFDEYLLGYAGRSAVVDVSHSKKIMGNGNAVFAATIVVNGKVVGTWKRSNQQKMLELNAVTFEALSDARKTAIRKVANAYGKYMGLPAEVIFE
- a CDS encoding PLP-dependent aminotransferase family protein, yielding MLNLRVNYPSIPQEMDVFEKYTAGFTAPEKYNLLRTPASCYVDELSAQTLINWLHADVEAVSRSSRIATLPSANSALFCILSWFRSRETNVLIEETTFPGFRMCAEHFGYQQIPVACDEHGIIPDSLRMHLQSGKSRLVYIQPTLHNPSCFVMPLERREAILSVVREFDEVYLLEDDAYRFLHDNPPPTFLSLAPERTIHVYSLSKPFNPFLKSAYIVHPKNILDGLENLIRLTTSSGCSLFQDFGQYLFKSGELRKIVNEKQRVAREWHDKIDRLFSGLEYTLYPGSFHIWLSLGQMNCFALSDYLRTQQIDVTDGADFSASGDPHHIRIAFGSEWSSPRLQPALTLIADKVREGNGY
- a CDS encoding PorT family protein, whose protein sequence is MSDHFENKIREKLQEADVPFDQDAWKKMEKKLDAVTPTHKRTPGLWIWLSAIVLLLGISAGSMFLFYTDGDSKESKTSSLNDQVNDSIVKRDNDEGERYKINDSIVNKLDNHQEKIKNQREVVRGVDNPVKPGLSDSKSSTDVGSPTHNQLKKTQSSTFSSNNITTNKAQDDLQPIDNEIDGMSVAINEDVDNHLSNFKGYTPGYPDISDSLVTQPSVLEPVLIASRPLQRRGFALGFAAGPDYSAAPGLQSGDWGASVGLQFLYAFNNRFAVSTGAFYATKIYGATPADYQSNYNFKKVDADCKVLDVPINLHYTLFESGKHNWSAMLGSSSYFMLRETYNMYYNQINSRKYVYENGSQHYFSVLNLGFGYQQQAARHIMWGIQPYAKLPLGGVGHGKVKLTSLGVVFHVNLTQY